One region of Bactrocera neohumeralis isolate Rockhampton chromosome 5, APGP_CSIRO_Bneo_wtdbg2-racon-allhic-juicebox.fasta_v2, whole genome shotgun sequence genomic DNA includes:
- the LOC126757961 gene encoding uncharacterized protein LOC126757961, which produces MNITRILGQNNKIYQKFGDYCITEAEPNQCCIICCFCQQEHRNENDFWTHIQEMHDYAPAQLCVMHEKSQTTNFISEHSESLCTTPICLDGTADAKKCKTNSAQVVTNEAPMYVEAEYLEKVSLNDPNALMELTDITNTFLDFKGKPTETQPVAESSVQHKANKQQIDTNQPEKDLQSQHINGKLETNIDIDKLTPKQLLENGTLLKSVFQQMQRANNEFKYKLNKLTQAVQLIETELKKEPGNRMLKRYMKIIPDQPFNSRDEVLILDDELHHSKEMRDALHEETLAIAAENADVFCRVLWRFIMTDEVSNQFCWRGVVNAEKIIKYPIKDMTMLDVFQGVFREKFPEQTLNIFKDRTMTYFNKAHERLKRKQLNKTDVENNGCDFLCVKETSNWQNGDYKRARSDQENTDSVDSVFEEVFSG; this is translated from the exons ATGAACATCACGCGTATTCttggacaaaataataaaatttatcaaaaatttggcGATTATTGTATTACAGAGGCAGAACCTAATCAGTGCTGTATCATTTGCTGCTTCTGTCAGCAAGAACATCGCAATGAAAACGATTTCTGGACGCACATACAAGAGATGCATGACTATGCACCAGCACAACTTTGTGTGATGCATGAAAAGTCGCAAACAACCAATTTCATTAGTGAGCATAGTGAGAGTCTTTGCACTACGCCAATTTGTCTGGATGGTACGGCTGatgcaaaaaaatgtaaaacaaattcGGCTCAAGTAGTAACTAATGAGGCACCAATGTATGTCGAAGCTGAGTACCTAGAAAAAGTTTCGTTAAATGATCCAAATGCACTTATGGAGCTAACGGATataacaaatacatttttagaCTTCAAAGGTAAGCCGACCGAAACGCAACCCGTTGCAGAAAGTAGTGTACAACATAAAGCCAACAAGCAGCAAA TTGACACCAACCAACCGGAGAAAGATCTTCAGTCCCAACACATAAATGGAAAGCTTGAAACCAACATAGATATCGATAAGCTTACACCCAAGCAATTGCTAGAGAATGGCACACTATTGAAAAGCGTATTTCAACAAATGCAACGTGCTAACAATGAATTCAAATACAAGCTCAATAAGCTAACGCAAGCAGTGCAACTCATTGAGACTGAATTGAAGAAAGAACCTGGTAATCGTATGCTAAAGcgatatatgaaaataataccAGATCAGCCGTTTAACAGCCGCGACGAAGTGCTCATTTTGGATGATGAGCTGCACCATAGCAAAGAGATGCGGGACGCACTT CACGAAGAAACACTTGCTATAGCTGCGGAGAATGCTGATGTATTCTGTCGTGTGCTTTGGCGTTTCATTATGACAGACGAAGTATCTAATCAGTTCTGTTGGCGCGGTGTAGTAAAcgctgaaaaaattattaaatatccAATTAAGGATATGACTATGCTAGACGTATTTCAAG GAGTGTTTCGCGAAAAGTTCCCTGAACAAACGCTCAATATCTTCAAAGACCGTACTATGACATATTTCAATAAAGCACATGAGCGTTTGAAGCGAAAACAGTTAAATAAAACGGACGTCGAAAATAATGGCTGTGATTTTCTCTGCGTAAAGGAAACGTCAAATTGGCAAAATGGCGATTATAAACGGGCGCGTAGCGATCAAGAGAATACCGATAGTGTCGATTCAGTATTTGAAGAAGTTTTTAGTGGGTGA
- the LOC126757963 gene encoding AT-rich binding protein: MGFPRILSKNNKIYTKLGEFCLSGDASFWIVCQVCQEELQTQDQFWKHIQDEHNFMHGLGFKQEQARNYMEPEATTTHIMPLPLYRKVNEEELRASGALEHGGDNSQEKQEPKDYTEMRAIEPNAVEIDIKVEPPSIRHALALAPPPPVPQTVHSVGNVAAGAVTGVAHQNVEVSTATPALYQLPQVTPAASSYGTTIIHSAPTLTHTMGMSNAAAAAALMSQEMPKESNSTTASASSAMSSEDGERWYVCDYETCGLKFKYQSRLELHRAVHSKERRFACELCGASFKQSCNLSTHRKKKHFLKGSKGLVPQRF, encoded by the exons ATGGGTTTTCCACgtatattaagtaaaaataataagataTATACGAAATTGGGTGAGTTTTGCTTGTCGGGTGATGCGAGCTTCTGGATTGTTTGTCAAGTGTGCCAAGAGGAGCTACAGACACAAGATCAATTCTGGAAACATATACAAGATGAGCACAATTTCATGCATGGTTTGGGATTTAAACAG GAACAAGCACGAAATTATATGGAGCCTGAGGCGACCACAACACACATTATGCCTTTGCCATTATATCGTAAAGTGAATGAAGAAGAACTACGTGCCAGTGGTGCACTTGAGCATGGTGGCGATAATTCACAAGAAAAACAAGAGCCAAAGGACTATACAGAAATGCGCGCCATCGAACCGAATGCCGTAGAAATCGACATAAAAGTCGAACCGCCTAGTATAAGACATGCGTTAGCATTGGCACCACCACCGCCCGTACCGCAGACCGTACACTCCGTTGGTAATGTTGCTGCTGGCGCCGTAACTGGTGTCGCACATCAAAACGTTGAGGTAAGCACAGCTACGCCAGCCTTATATCAACTGCCACAAGTGACACCAGCAGCAAGTTCATATGGCACCACAATTATACATAGTGCACCGACCCTAACACACACAATGGGTATGTCAAACGCAGCGGCAGCTGCGGCCTTGATGTCCCAAGAAATGCCAAAAGAATCGAATAGCACTACGGCGAGCGCCAGTAGTGCGATGTCGTCAGAAGATGGTGAACGCTGGTATGTATGCGATTATGAAACCTGCGGCCTAAAGTTCAAATATCAGTCACGTTTAGAGTTGCACCGGGCTGTGCACAGTAAAGAGCGACGTTTTGCGTGTGAGCTTTGCGGCGCCTCGTTCAAACAATCGTGCAATCTGTCGACGCATCgtaagaaaaaacattttctgaAAGGTTCAAAAGGACTAGTGCCGCAGCGTTTTTAA